The following proteins come from a genomic window of Acidobacteriota bacterium:
- a CDS encoding tetratricopeptide repeat protein, which translates to MRYRFAELTLDLEAGRLEGPDGELPLRPQTFRLLAVLVEEAPRVLSQDELLDRVWGAEHLSSNSVRQAVSELRSVLGDSANRPQYIATVHRRGYRFVADLLAADLEREEEALPAAPQAAPQPPRPGSALPPSSPAPNGYETRPAQRRSPALSPTLILAATLITLAVLAGAWWWTSADSEPEPATTNRPSLAVLPFANLGLGDDERWMGSAVAEVLRFELATAGQLRLVPGETVARMSRELQLERLADYGGETLAAVGSNLGVEWVLAGAYLPVTGSETGELLLQAQVQRTDDAAVIGWAQETCTPDELAPAAARLARALQTSLGLATSAEEAAGLWMPDTHTLRLYSQALELLRRKEAEEARVLLEQALHRSPDNPLIHDALSTAYGFLGFDARARDLSRLALEHGEDLPRSLRLAIEARALALEGQKDEAVARWQALWQFYPDEAEHGLELAQAQRAAGRYQEALETLDALRSTLPAAQGDPRISRLESDLFADLGDFAISRDKALQAIEEAAQRGTPLLAVDAHRSHAWALGRLGDKAAALAALERAEALSVQMRNPLGRIFALCDRAQVLQRLGRLDEAEAIYREVLVLLRQRGTRKAEALTLNNFASLLASRGDLPGAREVLERSVELKREIGDSRGLVTSLTNLSNVHRFLGDLTAAAAYLEESVEQARQLGLPEQLGASLRSLAYLRLREERFEVARALFNEALEVSASEEAKAETRFGLATLARKTGELEEAQRHFEQLVRDYRRLEAPESLAHTFHSLGEVQLLRGEPAASRNSFEEVMTLARSLESSMLEAYAHFGLGRLAEENGELATAETELRRALDLFLEVGDEERIEECRAALARLKA; encoded by the coding sequence ATGCGCTATCGCTTCGCTGAATTAACCCTCGATCTCGAGGCCGGCCGCCTCGAAGGTCCCGACGGCGAGCTCCCGCTCCGGCCGCAGACCTTTCGTCTCCTCGCAGTGCTGGTGGAAGAAGCGCCCCGGGTGCTCTCCCAAGACGAGCTCTTGGACCGCGTCTGGGGCGCCGAGCACCTCTCGTCCAACTCCGTTCGCCAGGCGGTGAGCGAGCTCCGCTCAGTGCTAGGAGACTCGGCCAACCGGCCCCAATACATCGCCACCGTCCACCGCCGGGGCTACCGCTTCGTCGCGGACCTCTTGGCCGCAGACCTGGAGCGCGAAGAGGAAGCTCTCCCCGCGGCCCCGCAGGCAGCCCCGCAGCCGCCCCGGCCGGGATCGGCTCTGCCTCCTAGCTCTCCAGCCCCCAATGGATACGAAACCCGGCCGGCGCAGCGTCGCTCCCCTGCCCTGTCCCCCACCCTCATCCTCGCCGCCACCCTCATCACCCTGGCGGTGTTGGCCGGAGCCTGGTGGTGGACCAGCGCCGACAGCGAGCCCGAACCGGCCACCACCAACCGGCCGTCGCTGGCGGTGTTGCCCTTCGCCAACCTCGGCCTCGGCGACGACGAACGGTGGATGGGCAGCGCCGTCGCCGAGGTGCTGCGTTTCGAGCTCGCCACCGCCGGCCAGCTGCGGCTGGTCCCCGGGGAGACGGTGGCGCGCATGAGTCGAGAGCTGCAGCTCGAGAGGCTGGCGGATTACGGCGGCGAGACCTTGGCCGCGGTGGGCTCCAACCTGGGGGTCGAATGGGTGCTCGCCGGCGCCTACCTGCCGGTGACCGGCAGCGAGACGGGGGAGCTGCTCTTGCAGGCTCAGGTGCAGCGGACGGACGACGCGGCGGTCATCGGCTGGGCTCAGGAGACCTGCACCCCGGACGAGCTGGCCCCCGCCGCAGCCCGTCTAGCCCGGGCCCTCCAGACCTCTCTCGGCCTGGCCACCTCAGCGGAGGAGGCGGCGGGACTGTGGATGCCCGACACTCACACTCTGCGCCTCTACTCTCAGGCCCTGGAGCTGCTGCGCCGCAAGGAGGCGGAGGAGGCCCGGGTGCTCCTGGAGCAAGCCCTCCACCGATCGCCCGACAATCCGCTGATCCACGACGCCCTCTCCACCGCCTATGGCTTCCTGGGCTTCGACGCCCGGGCCCGGGATCTGTCGAGGCTGGCCTTGGAGCATGGCGAAGATCTGCCCCGCAGCCTGCGCCTCGCCATCGAAGCACGGGCACTGGCCCTGGAAGGCCAAAAGGACGAAGCGGTGGCCCGCTGGCAAGCGCTGTGGCAGTTCTATCCCGACGAGGCGGAGCACGGACTGGAGCTGGCCCAAGCCCAACGTGCCGCCGGGCGCTACCAGGAAGCCCTGGAGACCCTCGACGCCCTGCGCTCCACGCTGCCGGCGGCCCAGGGCGACCCGCGGATCTCGCGACTGGAGTCGGATCTCTTCGCGGATCTGGGAGACTTCGCCATCTCCCGGGACAAGGCCCTCCAGGCCATCGAAGAAGCTGCCCAGCGAGGCACGCCGCTGCTCGCCGTCGACGCCCATCGCTCCCACGCGTGGGCCCTGGGCCGCCTGGGGGACAAAGCTGCCGCCCTCGCTGCCCTGGAGCGGGCGGAGGCCCTCTCGGTGCAGATGCGCAACCCTCTCGGCCGCATCTTCGCCCTCTGCGACCGGGCGCAGGTGCTGCAGCGTCTGGGACGCCTCGACGAAGCGGAGGCGATTTACCGCGAGGTGCTTGTGCTCTTGCGCCAGCGGGGCACCCGCAAGGCCGAAGCCCTGACCCTCAACAACTTCGCCTCCCTCCTCGCTAGCCGCGGCGACCTCCCCGGAGCCCGGGAAGTACTGGAACGCTCGGTGGAGCTCAAGCGGGAGATCGGAGATTCCCGAGGCCTGGTGACCTCCCTGACCAATCTCTCCAACGTCCACCGATTCCTCGGAGACCTCACCGCCGCCGCCGCCTACCTCGAGGAGTCGGTGGAGCAGGCGCGGCAGCTGGGATTGCCGGAGCAGCTGGGAGCGTCCCTGCGCAGCCTCGCCTACCTGCGCCTCCGGGAGGAGCGCTTCGAAGTGGCCCGGGCGCTGTTCAACGAGGCCCTGGAAGTCTCCGCCAGCGAGGAGGCCAAGGCCGAAACCCGCTTCGGCCTCGCCACCCTCGCCCGCAAGACCGGCGAGCTGGAAGAGGCCCAGCGCCACTTCGAACAATTGGTGAGGGACTACCGGCGCCTGGAGGCTCCTGAGAGTCTGGCCCATACGTTCCACAGCCTCGGTGAGGTGCAATTGCTGCGCGGCGAGCCGGCGGCTTCCCGCAACAGCTTTGAGGAAGTGATGACCCTGGCCCGCTCCCTGGAGAGTTCGATGCTCGAGGCCTATGCCCACTTCGGCCTCGGCCGCCTCGCGGAGGAGAACGGTGAGCTCGCCACCGCGGAGACGGAGCTGCGGCGGGCCCTGGACCTCTTCCTCGAGGTCGGGGACGAGGAGCGGATCGAGGAATGCCGGGCGGCGCTGGCGCGGCTGAAGGCTTGA